The following DNA comes from Chitinophagales bacterium.
CTAAAGAAAACCGAATAGGAGAAGATGGCTTTGGTTTTAAATTTGCTATGCAAACACTTTCCGGTGGTCGTATAGGTATAGCGGCTCAAGCATTGGGAATAGCCGCAGGGGCTTATGAACTTTCTATAAAATATGCTAAAGAACGTGAAGCTTTTGGTAAGCCTATTGCTCAGCATCAAGCTATTGCTTTTAAAATAGCAGATATGGCTACAGAAATAGAAGCAGCAAGATTATTGGTTTACAAAGCTGCCGCTTTAAAAGACGAAGGAAAAGACTACAACCAAGCAAGTGCTATGGCTAAGGTTTTTGCAAGCGAAACCGCTATGAAAACAACGGTAGAAGCCGTGCAAGTACACGGTGGCTATGGCTATGTGAAAGAATATCATGTAGAACGCCTAATGCGTGATGCCAAAATAACACAGATATACGAAGGTACCAGCGAAGTGCAACGTATAGTAATTTCAAGAGGGGTGCTTAAGTAATAATAAATAATAATGAAGTTCTTTATAACTACCATATTCTTCTCTATTGTTTTAGGAATTTCTTTCACACAAGAAATAAGCACTGAAGAAAGTTATTTATTATTTAGCACTACAACAAGCAATGCTGGTAGAGGAGATGTAAATGTAGTTAATACAAATAATAATAGAATTTTAGATTTGGCAGCAAACCCTTCTTTATATGCTGGATTAGAAAAAGGATTTTATTTTAATTTTTCATATTTACCTCTTTTTAGAGATACTTATGCAACCAAGCCAAGAAGAAGTAAAATGTCTTCTGAAATTTTTGTTACGGATTTTAATATTAGCTACGCGTTTAATAAAAAACACACATTATCTTACTCAAATAGAGTGTTTAAAATGGGTCAAGTTTTTTCAACAATTAATCCATACGTTCGTTCTGAAAAGCCCTATAGTTTAACTCAAGCAATTAGATATAGTACATTATTTGGAGATAAATTTGGTTTAGGGGTTTCATTTAATTACTCTTTTACAAACTATAAGTCGTTAAATGGAGGTGCTAGTCCTTTTATACATGCTATAGGAACAAGTATAGGTTTTGATTATAGAAATACCTATCCAATTAAAGAAACTTTAGATTATAAAATCAATACAGGATTAGCTATAATGAATTTTGGTAAAAGAATAAACTTTCAACATTTATTACCAGTTCAATTAAATATTGGTTTGGAGAATGCTATAGTAGTGAAAAACATTAAACTACACCATACTGTTTCATTGGCTTATCAATTATCAAAACCAATGTTGCCAACACAAGGAGGAAAAAATGCTCCCAACACTTATTCTGTATATGGAAGTTATCCGAGTTTTGGAAAACAAGTTTTTGGTTCTTTTGCTGATTCTCCTGATGGTGCAAAAGGTGAGTTTAAAGAATTTGATCATTCAATAGGTCTTTCTTATGAACTACTTTGGAAGAAGCAGTTAAGAATGGAAACAAGTATTGGCAGTTTTATAGAAGCTGTGTCTTACGGTAGAAGGCATTTAACTTGGAGCACAGGAATAGGCTATAAAGGATTTAATATAGGATTTGCATATTTACATGCTTTAGGCAATAACACCTTTTTGAATAAAACTTATAGAGTAACCTTTGCTTTTACTATTAATACAGATAAGGATAAACCCAAATTAGGTTTTGAATAATCTCAATCAATTGCCATTCATTTGCTCTAATTGCACCTGCTTTTGCTCATAATTGCTGTATAGTTTTCTCGTTATAAAAGAAAACACGAGCATTACTGCAAAAAAAGCAAGTAAAAGATACGATATGTACTTATTATTGTCCGTCATATTTTATTATAACGCAATATAAAACAATTATATTGTATTTGCAATGCCAATTAATGGATATAAACAAAAAAGGCTACCAATTTTGGTAGCCTTTTTTTATAAAATTAAAGTTAAAAAACTTCTATTGAATATCGTCAGAACGCTTATTGGCTGCGTAGTTTATTTTTAACGCATCTGCTTTACGCAGTTCTTGTTTTACGTCTGTTACTATTCCCATAGTTACATCTTGATCTACTTTTAAAGATACCGTAAACTGCCCTTGCAGTGCCGGAGGTGTTTCTGAATACGCTTTTTTAATAAATGTTTGTACTCTATCTACTGTAGAGTATGAATCATTTAACTGTATTCTTGGTGCATCTCCATGTGTAGCCACATCTACTGGTGTTCCTATAAGAATGTAAGATACTGCTTCTTTATACTGAATTTTAGTTAACTCAGTAGCTTGAGGTAGTTTTATTCTTAATATTGGGTTGGTTTCACGCATTACGGTAACCACCATAAAGAAGAATAAAAGCATAAATATAATATCCGGCAATGATGCTGTTGAAATTTCCGGAGTTTCTTTTTTTCCTTGGTCTTTACTAAATCTTGACATTTTATTTACCTCCTAAATTTACAGGTTCAGCTTCAGAAATCTTCATTGGATATTCTTCTTTTATTTGTTCTTTAAGCCTTTCGCAATAGCTTTGCTTATTGGCATCTAATTCCGCATTGGAAGAACAATCATCTAATTCTTGATAAGTCATTTTGCCATCTGTAAGATCGTAAGCCATATCATCTCTTACTATCCTATAGGCAGCTTTAAGTTCATTTTGTATTTCTAAATAAACTCCGTAGCTGGTTCCTCTATCGTTTTTTAAAGAAATAATAGCATCTTTTGGACTTACAGAATATTCCGGCAATCTGCCTCTATTGGTCAAATGTTTTACAGCTATATCTCTTAATTGATTAACTTGAATATAATCTGTTTCAACCAATAATTGATTATTAGCATTTACTAATATTTCAAGTACATTTCTTTGGTTTAAAGTAGCATCAGGTGGTGGCTCATCACTCCAAGCGGGTAGCTTGTGCAATATTCCTTTATCCTGGTCTATGGTTGTTGTTACCAAGAAAAATATAAGTAGCAAGAAAGCAATATCTGCCATACTACTTGCATTAATTTCCGGTATTTTTCTCTTTTTTGACATTTCTATTCAGATTAATTTCCGTCAATAAATCCTTTTACTAAATCTACTACAAGTAGAATAGTGGCTACTATAGCCATTATATAAAAGGTAATAATACCTGCTCCTGAAAGTTTATAAGCAGAAGCATCACTAAATCCTTTATCCATTAATGCTTTTGGTATTGAATCGGTGCTTAGAGCATATCCTATACCAAAGAACACCAATATTGCTACTAAGCCAATTATTGCTGCCATACCACCTTCTTTAAAGTTTTGAAGTATAGCTATTGTTACTCCTGCCAGTAAGCCTAAAGAGGCAACGGCAATAAGTGCGTAGCTTATGTATATTCCTATGTTTGCAAATTGTTCCATATCTATTTTCTTATAGCTTTTATTATTAATCTACAATTTTGTTTTTCTTCAACATATCTATAAACTGTATAGAAGCATCTTCCATATCGTTTACTATGCTATCAATTCTTGATACGATGTAGTTGTAAAAAATTTGTAAAATAATAGCTACTATCAAACCGAATACCGTAGTTAATAATGCCACTTTAATACCTCCTGCTACAACTGTAGGAGAAATATCTCCAGCTGCCTCAATAGCATCAAATGCATTAATCATACCTATTACCGTACCCATGAAACCTAACATTGGTGCTAATCCAATAGCTAAACCTATCCATGTTAAACCTCTTTCTAAACGTCCCATTTCTACAGAGCCATAAGCTATTACAGATTTTTCAACCATGTCTAAGCCATCTTTCGTTCTGTTTAATCCTTGGTGCATAATAGAAGCTATTGGGCTACGGCTTGCTTTACATACTTCTTTAGCTCCCTCTACATTTCCGTTAACTAAATTTTCTTCTACAGCATTTAATAGTTTTTTAGAGTTTGTAGAAGCTAATGTTAAAGAGATTATTCTTTCTATAGAAAAAGCTAAGCCGAATATTAAACATATTAATACGGTGGACATAAATCCGGCACCACCTTCTATAAATTTGTCTAAAAGTACTTGGTGTCCCGATTTTTCGGCTGGAGCAGCGGGTGTTTCTGCTACTTCTTCTGTTACGGTTTCTTGAACAACTTCAGCCGGAGCTGCTTCTACTTGTTCTGTTGTTTCTGTTGTTGCCTCTTCTTGTGCAAAAGCCATTTGGTAATTGAAACCAAATGTAAGAATAGCAACCAATACAAATGTTAAACTTAGTTTTTTCATACTAGAAATTTTTTCTTTTTTGTTTTTAATTTAATTGTTTTTTGTTCAGTTTTCTTTTATTACAGCGGAGAGAAAGGGATTCGAACCCTTGATTCCGTTTCCGGAATACTTGCTTTCCAGGCAAGCCAGTTCAACCACTCCTGCACCTCTCCGTAATATCAAGAGATGCCAAAAATAGAAATTTTCTTTTGAATTGAAAAAAATTCCTACACTTCTCTGCTTCCAAAATTGAAATAATATTATTAATAAACCAAATTATAGCCTTATAATTTTTACTTTTTTTACATTTACATGGCTATAAGCTAAATAATTCAACAGCATTTTTTGTGGTTTTTTCCGCCAATTCTTCTATTTCTATTCCTTTTACCTCCGCTAATTTCTCTGCTATATATATAAGGTAAGCACTTTCATTTCTTTTTCCTCTATATGGCGTGGGACTTAAATAGGGTGCATCTGTTTCTAAAATTAAGTGTTTTACATCTATATCTGCTAAAGTTTTGTCTAAACCGCTGTTTTTATATGTTACCACACCACCTATGCCCATATAAAAACCTAAATCTATTAAATGTTTGGCTTGCTCTACATTTCCAGTAAAACAATGAAGCACGCCTTTTAAATTTCCATTTTGTTCTTCATCTAAAATGCTTAGCACATCATCAAAAGCATCTCTACAATGCACCGCTATGGGCAGGTTCATATCCTTTGCCCAGTTAATTTGATGCCTAAATGCAGCTTTTTGTTCTTTTATTTTTGTTTTATCCCAGTAGTAATCTAAGCCTATTTCTCCCACACTTGCCATTTTTTGTCGTAAAAAATAGGGCTCTATTTCTTTGAGTTGCGTTTTATAATTTTCATTTATAGAGCAAGGGTGTATGCCCATCATGGGTGCAAAAAAAGTGGTGTCAGAAAAGTAAAGTTCCAATAAATTTTCTGCCGAATCCTTGTCAATGTTGGGCAAAAGCACTTTTGTTATATTATTGTCTTTTGCTCTTTTTATCATTTCATTTCTGTCAGCTTCAAACTGATTAACGTACAAATGAGCATGGGTGTCTATAAATTCCATAAGATGCAAATTTGGCAAAAAAGCACTTCACAAACGGCAATAATTGTAATTTTTTCTGGCAAATAGTTGAAATATGTTTGTACCGTCAAAGTTTTTTTTAACCCAAAATTTTAAAATTATGAAAACGATAAACAAAATATTATTAGCAATTATAGGAATTGTTTTAATTAACGCTTGCGATGAACCGGTAGATGATACTCCACCTCTTACTCCAAACGGAACAGCACTATTAGAAAAGATAAAAAATAACAGAGAAGCAAAAACACAGAACTTTTCTGTTTTATTGACCACCGCAGGGGCGTCTATAGAAGGAGCAGAGGGTACGGTAGTCAATTTTAATTATAATTCTGTTGAAGACGGTTCAGGAAACAGCATGGTGGGCGAAACCATAGATGTAGAGATGATAGAAATTTACAGTAAAAGCGATATGGTGCTCCTTAACAAAAGTACTATGGGTGTTTTACTTTTAGGTGGCGACCATACGGCTTTAATAAGTGGAGGCGAAGTTTACTTAAAAGCGTACAAAGACGGAGAGGAACTTTATGTTACAGACAACAAGATTATTGTAAAATATCCTGTAGATAATATGGGTGGCTACGATAGCGAAATGTCTTTATTTGAAGATTTTTGCTGCGATAACGACTGCGATGGTGTATTTGCTTGCCCTGATGACGATTGGGAACAAGCAGATTCTGCGGTTTTAGCCTTAGATAATGCTGCCGGAGTAGGATATTACAGTGGAGTGGTAAGCAATTTTGGCTGGACAAACGTAGATAAATTTGCCACTTACGCGGCTCCTAAAACATTGCTAAAAGCCAGAGCTCCTGAAGAGTTTAACGCTACCAACTGTGCCGTATATATCTCTTTTGACGGAGAACCTAATGCGTTAGGAAGTTTAGATGAATTTTTAGCCGATGAAGGTGTTTTTTCTGAACACTATGGTCAAATACCTATAGGTCTTGATGTACACTTAATTGCTATTTCTATGGTAGATGGTACTTACTACTCCTCTATAACTCCAGCTACAATAGTGGCAGATGCCGTAATAGAATTAGCAGAACTTACTGAAACCACAGAAACTGATTTAATAGCGACAATAAATAGTTTGCCATAAATTAATATTTAAAACTTAAAAAATAAATAAATATGAAAAAAACAAGTTTAAAATTGCTTTCAATACTTATGTTAGTATTTTTTGCAACGCTTCAATCTTGCGACAAAGATGAACCCAACACACCCAATACGCCACCACCAGATGACGAAACCTATGTTTATGACAAAGGAGCAGCTAAAACCGCTGATTTTATGGGTCAAATAGTAGATGAAAATGGAAATGCTATGAGTGGCGTAGCAGTAAGTATAGGTAGCCAAAGTGTAGCTACAGATGCCAACGGTGTTTTCTTTATTAATAATGCCAATGTTTACAAGAACTTAGCTTTTGTAAAAGCAGAAAAAGCGGGTTATTTTTTAGGCTCACGCTCTTTAGTGCCTACTAATGGCGTTAATAACGTAAAAATTATGATGCTTCAAAAACAACAAATTGGTTCTTTTGATGCAGCTACCGGTGGTTCGGTTAGTGGAAATGGAATTACTATTAATTTTCAAGATGGCGTAGTAGATGCCAATGGTAATGCTCACACAGGAAACGTAAATGTGGCAGCTAAATATATAGATCCGGAAAGTGATAATTTTGCCGATTATATGCCGGGCAATTTAATTGCTGCCGATGCCAATGGCAACCGTTATTTAGAAAGCTACGGTATGGTAGCTGTAGAATTAACCGATGGTAGCGGTAATGAACTGCAACCTGCCGAAGGGAAAGACGCTACCGTTTCTTTTCCTTTATCAAGTGGATTATTGGCTGATGCACCAAGCACTATAGCTTTATGGCATTTTAGCGAAACAGGCGGATATTGGGTATATGAAGGCACCGCTACTTTAGAAGGAGGTGTATATAAAGCCCAAGTTTCTCATTTTTCTTTTTGGAACTGTGATATTCCTACAGATAATGCCATTTTAGATGGTCAACTTGTAGATGCTAACAACACAGGCTTAAGCAATGTGCGAGTAAGAGTAGTAAGTGCCAATTTTGGTTCAAGAAATGATTATACTTCATCTACAGGACATTTTGGTGGCATCGTGCCGGCTAATGACAACCTTACTTTAGAAATATTTTTAAATTGTGGCGGTGGCGAAGTATTAATTCACACTGAAAACGTGGGGGCCATCAGTTCAAACACTACACTTTCTCCTATTGTTATTAATTCAACAGGAATTTCTGTAAACGTTTCGGGAACATTAGTAGATTGCAACTATGGTCTAGTAGGTAATGGCTATGTTATAGATAATAGCGGAAGAGTATGTGTAGTAAGCGGTGGTGCATTCAATTTTGTATCGTGTGCTAATACTTCAATAGGATTAAAAGGTTTTGATTTAGACAACTTTAATGAAAGTGGTGTAAATAATTATACTTTAGGCACTTCAGATTTGAATGTAGGACAATTAGTGGCTTGCAATAGCATTTCAGAATATATACAATGGAATATAGACGGCACCGACTATGTAGCCACAGGAACTGTTAATTTGTCTTCGCAAGGTACTTATGGCGAAATATTTGGTAGTCTGCCAGATAATTTCAATGTTTCACTTTATCCTTTTAATGGTGTAGGTACTTATGTATTAGATGGCTCAAACCAAAATTATCTTTGGGGAAGTGCACCATTAGATTCTATTGTAAACTCAAATATTACTGTAGATATTACCCAATACGGAGCTAATAGTGGAGATTTAGTAGAAGGAACAATAAACGGAACTTTTGATCAAGGCGGAAGCTCAAGTACTATTTCAGGAACAATACATTTCTTTGTTGATTAAATAAAGATAAAATATAAGTGTAAGTCTGGGAAGCGGGTAGTGTTTTAAAATGCTATCCGTTTCCTTTATCCCACAAACTCAAAAATTTGTCGTTTTTTTTATAAAAATACTTTCTTAACTTTACATTATTAAAAACCTTTTATTATGAAAACTTTAAAATTACTCTTTATACTTTTTATTGGCTTTTTTAGCTTTAAGCCTGCTCACGCTCAGTTAGATGCCAGTTTCTATTATGCAGATAGTTGCTTTACCGGACCAGGATT
Coding sequences within:
- a CDS encoding TatD family hydrolase, whose protein sequence is MEFIDTHAHLYVNQFEADRNEMIKRAKDNNITKVLLPNIDKDSAENLLELYFSDTTFFAPMMGIHPCSINENYKTQLKEIEPYFLRQKMASVGEIGLDYYWDKTKIKEQKAAFRHQINWAKDMNLPIAVHCRDAFDDVLSILDEEQNGNLKGVLHCFTGNVEQAKHLIDLGFYMGIGGVVTYKNSGLDKTLADIDVKHLILETDAPYLSPTPYRGKRNESAYLIYIAEKLAEVKGIEIEELAEKTTKNAVELFSL
- a CDS encoding MotA/TolQ/ExbB proton channel family protein → MKKLSLTFVLVAILTFGFNYQMAFAQEEATTETTEQVEAAPAEVVQETVTEEVAETPAAPAEKSGHQVLLDKFIEGGAGFMSTVLICLIFGLAFSIERIISLTLASTNSKKLLNAVEENLVNGNVEGAKEVCKASRSPIASIMHQGLNRTKDGLDMVEKSVIAYGSVEMGRLERGLTWIGLAIGLAPMLGFMGTVIGMINAFDAIEAAGDISPTVVAGGIKVALLTTVFGLIVAIILQIFYNYIVSRIDSIVNDMEDASIQFIDMLKKNKIVD
- a CDS encoding biopolymer transporter ExbD, whose protein sequence is MSKKRKIPEINASSMADIAFLLLIFFLVTTTIDQDKGILHKLPAWSDEPPPDATLNQRNVLEILVNANNQLLVETDYIQVNQLRDIAVKHLTNRGRLPEYSVSPKDAIISLKNDRGTSYGVYLEIQNELKAAYRIVRDDMAYDLTDGKMTYQELDDCSSNAELDANKQSYCERLKEQIKEEYPMKISEAEPVNLGGK
- a CDS encoding PorV/PorQ family protein, with product MKFFITTIFFSIVLGISFTQEISTEESYLLFSTTTSNAGRGDVNVVNTNNNRILDLAANPSLYAGLEKGFYFNFSYLPLFRDTYATKPRRSKMSSEIFVTDFNISYAFNKKHTLSYSNRVFKMGQVFSTINPYVRSEKPYSLTQAIRYSTLFGDKFGLGVSFNYSFTNYKSLNGGASPFIHAIGTSIGFDYRNTYPIKETLDYKINTGLAIMNFGKRINFQHLLPVQLNIGLENAIVVKNIKLHHTVSLAYQLSKPMLPTQGGKNAPNTYSVYGSYPSFGKQVFGSFADSPDGAKGEFKEFDHSIGLSYELLWKKQLRMETSIGSFIEAVSYGRRHLTWSTGIGYKGFNIGFAYLHALGNNTFLNKTYRVTFAFTINTDKDKPKLGFE
- a CDS encoding biopolymer transporter ExbD; the protein is MSRFSKDQGKKETPEISTASLPDIIFMLLFFFMVVTVMRETNPILRIKLPQATELTKIQYKEAVSYILIGTPVDVATHGDAPRIQLNDSYSTVDRVQTFIKKAYSETPPALQGQFTVSLKVDQDVTMGIVTDVKQELRKADALKINYAANKRSDDIQ